CTGGTATTCGCTGTTGGTTCCGGGGCGGGTCAGGTCTCCAGCATAAAAGACTCGGTCGCCAACGGAAAAATTGCTGACCTCGGAGCCTGTTTCCTCGACGCTCCCTACTGCATCCCAGCCCAGAACAGTATCCTGCTCCATGCGGGTCCGAACTTTTGTGTCGACGGGGTTCATGCCTGTTGCTGCAATTTTGATGAGCAGGTCCCGCCCCTGTGCCTTTGGCTGTGCACTCTTTTCTGTCCGGAATGCATCAGGAGACGTTGCTGCGCTTCCTGCCTGAGAAATAATGACTTTCATTATGACCTCCTGTATCGTCGTGCAGTGAAAAATCCTGTTATGGAGTCTCTACAGTAGCAGGGCTTGACCGCTTTGCAATACCGAACATTTAAGAAGCACAGGAACAAAAAGGAAACCATGAAGAAGAAACATACGCGCTTTTGCTGTCATCATGGCTGTCCGGTTGAAGCAACATTGCAAATGATTGGTGGAAAGTGGAAAGGAATTTTGCTGTATCACTTGATGGATGCCCAAAAGCCTTTGCGGTTTGGAGAACTTTTGCAGGCCGTGAATACAGTGACCCGTCCGGTGATGACCCGGCAGCTCAAGGAAATGATTCGGGACGGCCTTGTCACGCGGGAAGTTTTTCCTGTTGTGCCGCCACGTGTGGAATATGCGCTGAGTGACAAGGGGAAAACCCTGATACCTGTTCTTTTGGCGCTCAAGGAATGGGGAGAGACCTACGGTCCTGCTCAGGATGTGAAAAAAAGCAAAGAGGAAGACTGCTCAGCAGGCTAGCATGTGGGTGCTGGCGGAAGCTGAGACATGGCTCCGTGCTGTATTCTGTCTTCCTTGAGGAGTTTGTACAGGGTCTCGTGGTTGACCGGTGAGTTGAAGTAAAAGCCCTGAATTTCATCACAGTGCTTCTCAAGAGCAAACTCAAACTGCTCTAGATTTTCTACGCCTTCGGCCACAATGCGTTTGCCCAGATTCTGGGCAAGCATGGACATGGTTGCCACAAGGTTTCCTGCAAGTTTTGAGTCTGGCGCGTCCTGAATAAAGCTTTTGTCGATTTTGAGCGTCTGGATAGGGAGCCTGTGCAGGTAGTTGAGCGAGGAGTAGCCAGTGCCAAAGTCGTCAATGGCAATTCTGATTCCCTCTTTGTTGAGCTGCTGTAAAACGCGGGCTGTTTGTCGGATGTTTGGAATAAGTGTGGATTCTGTGAGCTCCAGCTCAAGAGCCGCAGGAGGAAGGCCTGTTTCCCGGAGCATTCGTTGCACGCGGTCCGCAAAGTCTTTTTGGTAGAGCTGTTGCGCAGAGAGATTAACGGCAACACGAAGTGGACCAAGTCCTTCCTTGAGCAGGTACTGGGTTTCGCGGCAGGCGGTCCGGAGAACAAACTCTGAAAGCGCAAAAATAATTCCGGTTTCTTCGGCAACAGGAATGAACTGGTCCGGCCCAATAGGGACTGAGCCTTCCTGATTCCAGCGAATAAGGGCTTCAAAGCCAGAAATTCGCTGCGTTTTGGCGTCGTGTATTGGCTGGTACAGGACGTAAAAATCTTTTTCGACGTTTGCGGAACGCAGGGCGTTTTCGATCTCAAGGCGTTTTTGCGCCCGGGTGTTCAGCTTCCGTGAATAAAAACGATAGGTGTTTTTCCCGCAGCTTTTTGCGTGATACATGGCGAGGTCTGCATTGCGGATCAGCTCCGCAGAGTTGTGCGCGTCATGTGGAAAAAAGCTAATTCCAATGCTTGGGGTTATGTAGAGCCTTCGCCCCTCAATTTCAAAGGGCGCTTCAAAGGATTTCAGTATCTGGTGTGAAATCTTTCGGGCGTCATCCTTTCCTGTTCCGTTTTCAACAAGCACAATAAATTCATCGCCACCCTGCCGGAAGACGTGAGTCGTTATGGGAAGTCTTTCCTTCATGCGCTGCGCGACGTTCTGGAGGAGCCGGTCTCCTGTGGGATGTCCAAGGCTGTCATTGATCGTCTTGAAGTTGTCGAGATCCATGAAGAAGAGGGCAAGTTCCTGCCCTTTTTTCTGGGCGCACTGGATTGTCGAGCTGAGGGTCTCGGTGAGGTATCGACGGTTTGGCAGGCCTGTTAGTGCGTCATAAAAGGCCTGCTCTTCAATTTTGTGTTCTTTTTGTTTGATGCTGGTGACGTCGTGCAACAGTGCGAGATAAATCTGATGATGCTCCAGCTTGAGCGGAAGTTTTGAGACGCTGAGTTGAAGAGGGAATTCTTCGCCGCAGCTGTGGGCGCCCTGGAGTTCTCCAAACCATGTGCTTTTTCGGCGCAGGGCGTGGATGATTTTTGCGTAGTCCTGCGCATGGTGTTTGTTGCTGCAAAATGAATGGATAGGGAGACCGAGGACATGTTCTCGGGGGAGGCCGACCAGATCGCAGAAGGCGGGGTTTGCAGCCTGAATGAGGCCGTCATGCCGGAAGATGGCGATGCCTTCCATGGCACTGTTAAAAATCTGTTCATAGAGCTGAAGACGCTGTTTTTCTGGTGAAATAAGCGTGTCAGAAATAAGGGCGATGACAAAGTCCTGATCCTGGAATGGGGCATGAAGGTGAAGCCCTAGCTCCGTGTGTCCACCCGGTAGCATGTTGGATGTTTTCCAGTAAAAAATGTGCGAGCGGTATGGACTCGCTTCGGAAATTTCCTTTTGGAGTCGTTCGTAGCTTTGAGGGGACGCTGAGTAAATTTTAAAGAGCTTGGTTGGAAGGTGGACGTCTTTGGGAATTCCAAACTCTTTGTAGAGGGTTGGATTGCCGCAAAGGCAGGTGCCGTCTTTGCCAAGCAGAAGGCCGGGGATAGGAATGTTTGTAAGTATGTCCTTGAGTATGGAGCAGGCGTTGTCTGTATTGAGATTAAGGTCCTGCTTGTTCGTGTCCCAGCAGGAGAAAAGCACCATGTCGAGGGGAAGCGGGGTGAGGTGCCCGCAGAGTTCTTTTCCGAGCAGGGAGAGCGTGATGTCTTGTGGGTGATGCTGGGTCCAGCTCCGCTTGAGGCAGTGCAGGAAGGAGAGCGTGCGCTGAGGGTGCCCGCCGTGTGTCTGGATGTGGACGGGCGATGAATAAAACATCTCCGAGTCGCCCTCTCCAAGGGCTTCGAATGTT
Above is a window of Desulfobaculum bizertense DSM 18034 DNA encoding:
- a CDS encoding winged helix-turn-helix transcriptional regulator; protein product: MKKKHTRFCCHHGCPVEATLQMIGGKWKGILLYHLMDAQKPLRFGELLQAVNTVTRPVMTRQLKEMIRDGLVTREVFPVVPPRVEYALSDKGKTLIPVLLALKEWGETYGPAQDVKKSKEEDCSAG
- a CDS encoding putative bifunctional diguanylate cyclase/phosphodiesterase; amino-acid sequence: MIRFYVYRTQNFGKTFEALGEGDSEMFYSSPVHIQTHGGHPQRTLSFLHCLKRSWTQHHPQDITLSLLGKELCGHLTPLPLDMVLFSCWDTNKQDLNLNTDNACSILKDILTNIPIPGLLLGKDGTCLCGNPTLYKEFGIPKDVHLPTKLFKIYSASPQSYERLQKEISEASPYRSHIFYWKTSNMLPGGHTELGLHLHAPFQDQDFVIALISDTLISPEKQRLQLYEQIFNSAMEGIAIFRHDGLIQAANPAFCDLVGLPREHVLGLPIHSFCSNKHHAQDYAKIIHALRRKSTWFGELQGAHSCGEEFPLQLSVSKLPLKLEHHQIYLALLHDVTSIKQKEHKIEEQAFYDALTGLPNRRYLTETLSSTIQCAQKKGQELALFFMDLDNFKTINDSLGHPTGDRLLQNVAQRMKERLPITTHVFRQGGDEFIVLVENGTGKDDARKISHQILKSFEAPFEIEGRRLYITPSIGISFFPHDAHNSAELIRNADLAMYHAKSCGKNTYRFYSRKLNTRAQKRLEIENALRSANVEKDFYVLYQPIHDAKTQRISGFEALIRWNQEGSVPIGPDQFIPVAEETGIIFALSEFVLRTACRETQYLLKEGLGPLRVAVNLSAQQLYQKDFADRVQRMLRETGLPPAALELELTESTLIPNIRQTARVLQQLNKEGIRIAIDDFGTGYSSLNYLHRLPIQTLKIDKSFIQDAPDSKLAGNLVATMSMLAQNLGKRIVAEGVENLEQFEFALEKHCDEIQGFYFNSPVNHETLYKLLKEDRIQHGAMSQLPPAPTC